Proteins from a single region of Amycolatopsis sp. CA-230715:
- a CDS encoding thiamine pyrophosphate-binding protein — protein sequence MNVAKAVGAALVRFGVRQAFGVVGSGNFHVTNGLVRGGAGFVAARHEGGATTMADAYARCSGEVAVVSVHQGCGLANATTGLGEAAKSRTPLIAVTGEATDPLSNFHLDQDGLARAVGAVSVAVRSAESALADVRRAFTVARRDRRTVLLRLPLDVQAEPFDERLLDGLTAIEPLPHPRAADEDVEALAAALRQAERPVFLCGRGARSARKALVELADLCGALLAEGAVAKGLFTGEPWGIGVSGGFSSPLTVELVRGADLVVGWGSALNDWTTAHGRLLGPGTTLVQVDLDPAALGRHRPVALGIVGDVAGTAEAVTRRLDGRRGYRTAEVRTRIANEIRWRDHAHEDTGTADVIDPRTLSAALDEIVPDDRVVGVDSGNFMGYPTMYLDVPDENGFCFTQAFQSIGLGLATATGAALAQPDRFPVAACGDGGFLMGIAELETVVRLNLPMLIVVYNDHAYGAEVYFFEPAGEPTGTVTFPDTDLAAIARGYGCDAVTVRTRADLDEVATRVAAGLDRPLVVDAKISGFAAWWLRAAMAHH from the coding sequence GTGAACGTGGCAAAGGCCGTCGGCGCCGCGCTCGTCCGCTTCGGTGTCCGGCAGGCGTTCGGGGTCGTCGGGAGCGGGAACTTCCACGTCACCAACGGACTCGTCCGCGGCGGCGCCGGGTTCGTCGCGGCCCGCCATGAGGGCGGCGCGACCACGATGGCGGACGCGTACGCCCGGTGCAGCGGCGAAGTCGCCGTGGTTTCGGTGCACCAAGGATGCGGGCTCGCCAACGCGACCACCGGGCTCGGCGAGGCCGCGAAGAGCCGGACGCCGCTGATCGCGGTCACCGGCGAGGCCACCGATCCGCTGTCCAACTTCCACCTCGACCAAGATGGCCTCGCGCGCGCCGTGGGCGCGGTCAGCGTCGCGGTCCGCTCCGCGGAGAGCGCGCTCGCGGACGTGCGGCGCGCGTTCACGGTGGCGAGGCGGGACCGGCGGACCGTCCTTTTGCGACTTCCGCTCGACGTGCAGGCGGAGCCGTTCGACGAACGCCTCCTCGACGGGCTGACCGCGATCGAGCCGCTGCCGCACCCGCGTGCGGCCGACGAAGACGTCGAAGCGCTCGCCGCCGCGTTGCGACAGGCGGAACGTCCGGTGTTCCTGTGCGGCCGTGGCGCGCGCTCGGCACGGAAAGCGTTGGTGGAACTGGCGGATCTGTGCGGAGCGCTGCTCGCCGAGGGCGCCGTCGCGAAAGGACTGTTCACCGGCGAACCGTGGGGGATCGGTGTGTCCGGAGGGTTTTCCTCGCCGCTGACCGTCGAACTCGTCCGCGGCGCCGATCTCGTGGTCGGCTGGGGTTCCGCGCTCAACGACTGGACGACCGCGCACGGAAGGCTGCTCGGGCCGGGAACCACGCTCGTGCAGGTCGATCTGGATCCCGCCGCGCTCGGGCGCCACCGGCCGGTGGCGCTGGGCATCGTCGGCGACGTCGCGGGCACCGCCGAGGCCGTCACCCGGCGGCTCGACGGTCGCCGCGGCTACCGCACCGCCGAAGTGCGGACGCGGATCGCGAACGAGATCCGCTGGCGCGACCACGCGCACGAGGACACGGGCACCGCCGACGTGATCGACCCCCGCACGCTGTCGGCCGCGCTGGACGAGATCGTGCCGGACGACCGCGTCGTCGGCGTGGATTCGGGGAACTTCATGGGGTATCCGACCATGTACCTCGACGTCCCAGACGAGAACGGGTTCTGCTTCACCCAGGCGTTCCAGTCGATCGGCCTCGGGCTGGCGACCGCGACCGGCGCGGCGCTGGCCCAGCCGGACCGCTTCCCGGTCGCGGCGTGCGGCGACGGCGGGTTCCTGATGGGCATCGCCGAACTCGAGACCGTGGTGCGGCTGAACCTGCCGATGCTGATCGTCGTCTACAACGACCACGCCTACGGCGCCGAGGTCTACTTCTTCGAACCCGCCGGGGAACCGACCGGCACCGTGACGTTCCCGGACACGGACCTGGCCGCGATCGCGCGGGGTTACGGCTGCGACGCGGTCACCGTGCGCACGAGGGCCGATCTGGACGAGGTGGCGACGCGAGTCGCCGCTGGGCTCGATCGGCCGCTGGTGGTGGACGCCAAGATCAGCGGCTTCGCCGCGTGGTGGCTGCGGGCGGCGATGGCGCACCACTGA
- a CDS encoding cyclase family protein, which yields MSTSAETAVEKFLTCLADGGLRVVDLTTKLSADTPTLRLPAPYANLIDFSLEGVSEFDDAGPLWRHNNIHTGEHIGTHLDAPRHWISNRDGADVSEVPVARLIGPAHVLDVSARVAEDPDFLLEIDDIRAWETEHGPLRDGGWLLVRSGWERYGHDREAFLNTTDGVSHTPGISAAAARWLAEEAPIAGYGVETVGIDAGNGFALDPPMPAHHHLLGADKYGITSLRNLGSLPPSGALVVVCPLPIVGGTGSPARVLAVVPGGDGDS from the coding sequence ATGAGCACCTCCGCCGAGACCGCGGTCGAGAAGTTCCTGACCTGCCTCGCCGACGGCGGGCTGCGGGTCGTCGACCTCACCACGAAGCTCAGCGCGGACACGCCGACGCTGCGGCTGCCCGCCCCGTACGCGAACCTCATCGACTTCAGCCTCGAAGGCGTCAGCGAGTTCGACGACGCCGGTCCGCTGTGGCGGCACAACAACATCCACACCGGTGAGCACATCGGCACCCACCTCGACGCGCCGCGGCACTGGATCTCCAACCGCGACGGCGCCGACGTGTCCGAGGTCCCGGTCGCCCGGCTGATCGGGCCAGCGCACGTCCTCGACGTCTCCGCGCGGGTGGCCGAGGATCCGGACTTCCTGCTGGAGATCGACGACATCCGCGCGTGGGAAACCGAGCACGGGCCGCTGCGCGACGGCGGGTGGCTGCTGGTCCGGTCCGGCTGGGAGCGCTACGGCCACGACAGGGAGGCGTTCCTCAACACCACGGACGGGGTCAGCCACACTCCCGGCATCTCGGCCGCCGCGGCGCGCTGGCTCGCCGAGGAGGCGCCGATCGCGGGCTACGGCGTGGAAACCGTCGGGATCGACGCGGGCAACGGGTTCGCGCTCGACCCGCCGATGCCCGCGCACCACCACCTCCTCGGCGCCGACAAGTACGGCATCACCTCGTTGCGGAACCTCGGTTCGCTGCCGCCGTCGGGCGCGCTCGTCGTGGTGTGCCCGCTGCCGATCGTCGGCGGGACCGGCAGCCCGGCGCGGGTGCTCGCGGTGGTGCCCGGCGGGGATGGCGACTCGTGA
- a CDS encoding helix-turn-helix domain-containing protein: MARTDTGPDGLGERIRRIRTEKSLSIRELAELADVSTGLISQVERGITDPSLQTARALAKALRTPLFDLFAEPDRSEVAVVRKDRRLRQQSPHGEICYERVSPGSGRLELLEGTLKPGGVSSDEPWTHPSQECVVVTQGTLVVEVDGAEHRLATGDSCYFDSRLPHRYRNDGPGPATFFAAITPPSY, encoded by the coding sequence ATGGCAAGAACGGACACCGGACCGGACGGGCTGGGCGAGCGCATTCGGCGTATCCGTACCGAGAAATCGCTGTCGATCCGCGAGCTGGCCGAGCTGGCCGACGTGTCGACGGGGTTGATCAGCCAGGTTGAACGCGGGATCACCGACCCCAGCCTGCAAACCGCTCGCGCGCTGGCGAAAGCGCTGCGAACACCGCTGTTCGACCTGTTCGCCGAACCGGACCGGTCCGAGGTGGCCGTGGTGCGCAAGGACCGCAGGCTCCGGCAGCAGTCGCCGCACGGCGAGATCTGCTACGAACGCGTGTCCCCCGGTTCCGGGCGGCTCGAACTGCTCGAAGGGACGTTGAAACCGGGTGGCGTGTCCTCGGACGAGCCGTGGACGCATCCTTCGCAGGAGTGCGTGGTCGTCACGCAGGGGACGCTCGTGGTCGAGGTCGACGGCGCCGAGCACCGGCTCGCCACCGGCGATTCGTGCTACTTCGACTCGCGGCTGCCGCACCGCTACCGCAACGACGGCCCCGGCCCCGCCACGTTCTTCGCGGCGATCACCCCGCCCAGCTACTGA
- a CDS encoding aminotransferase class V-fold PLP-dependent enzyme translates to MTDHPSPAAFRARFPALADTVHLASCSQGALSDALTAELFEFQHTIREHGAPWDSWMAKVAEARASFARLIGADSDDIAVVPSASEGAYQVASTQSWDERPGLVTTDLEFPSLAHVWLAQRGRGADVRYVPHHDGLVDAEDYAAQLTGDTRLVSVPLISYANGVRFEVSDIVALARESGARTFVDAYQGLGVEPVDVAELGCDYLVSGSLKYLLGISGIAFLYVRPGLRDDVSPPLTGWFGRTNPFEFDPRHLDYPEHARRFETGTPSIPSAYGAVAGLSLVHRLDANRVRDHLRVLTGKLQQRLLDAGERLRSPLTDERRGPLVALVDTDPDALAAFLAARRIVCSARGDVLRMSFHYYNDESDLDAVVRAIAEYRASQ, encoded by the coding sequence GTGACCGACCACCCGAGCCCGGCCGCCTTCCGGGCGCGCTTCCCCGCCCTCGCCGACACGGTGCACCTCGCCAGTTGCAGCCAGGGCGCCCTTTCCGACGCGCTCACGGCCGAGCTTTTCGAGTTCCAGCACACGATCCGCGAACACGGGGCGCCGTGGGACAGCTGGATGGCGAAGGTCGCCGAAGCGAGAGCGTCGTTCGCCCGGCTGATCGGCGCGGACTCCGACGACATCGCCGTGGTGCCGTCGGCGTCCGAAGGGGCCTACCAGGTCGCGTCGACGCAGTCGTGGGACGAGCGGCCGGGCCTGGTCACGACCGACCTGGAATTCCCGTCGCTGGCTCACGTCTGGCTCGCCCAGCGGGGCCGCGGCGCCGACGTCCGGTACGTCCCGCACCACGACGGGCTCGTCGACGCCGAGGACTACGCCGCCCAGCTCACCGGCGACACGCGGCTCGTGTCGGTGCCTTTGATCAGCTACGCCAACGGGGTCCGGTTCGAAGTGTCCGACATCGTCGCGCTGGCACGGGAAAGTGGCGCGCGCACGTTCGTCGACGCCTACCAGGGCCTCGGCGTCGAACCGGTCGACGTGGCCGAGCTCGGCTGCGACTACCTCGTGAGCGGCAGCCTGAAGTACCTGCTCGGCATTTCCGGGATCGCGTTCCTGTACGTCCGGCCCGGCCTGCGCGACGACGTTTCCCCGCCGCTGACGGGCTGGTTCGGCCGGACGAACCCGTTCGAGTTCGACCCGCGCCACCTCGACTACCCCGAGCACGCGCGCCGGTTCGAGACCGGGACGCCGTCGATCCCGTCGGCCTACGGCGCGGTCGCCGGGCTGTCGCTGGTGCACCGGCTGGACGCGAACCGCGTGCGCGACCACCTCCGCGTGCTCACGGGCAAGCTGCAGCAGCGGTTGCTCGACGCGGGAGAACGCCTGCGGTCGCCGCTGACCGACGAGCGGCGCGGCCCGCTCGTCGCCCTCGTCGACACCGACCCCGACGCGCTGGCGGCGTTCCTCGCCGCGCGGCGGATCGTGTGCAGCGCCCGCGGCGACGTGCTGCGGATGTCCTTTCACTACTACAACGACGAATCCGATCTCGACGCCGTCGTACGGGCGATCGCCGAGTACCGCGCGAGCCAGTAG
- a CDS encoding amino acid permease, which translates to MAQTHRLRRRLRSRQLTMIGIGGAIGTGLFLGSSLAISHAGPAVVLAYVLCGLVALVISWALAEMVVVHPAAGAFGSIAQKYLGVGSGFVVRWAYWAMQVIAVGGETIAAGVYVQYWWPRIPLWLPVAVFSLLVIAVNAAAVHVFGEFEYWFSMIKVCAILVFVVLGLVLVFFGLPHAPATGTANLTTGGGFLPNGVSGLLLAMVFVLFSYIGTEVVSVTAAESENPARDVPRAARAMVLRLGLFYVAAMLVVVLVVPWTVTSAGGSITASPFVRVFTSAGVPAAATVMNFVVLTAALSSANTNLYLTTRMLHSLAEHRFAPAWAGRLTRAGVPRNALVLSTAGLVIATVLSKNSESGAYLVLFGISIFAAMVVWMIILVTHLAFRIRRRRAGLPPSPVRLRGAPVVNVVVIAFLATVLVSTFWIDGLDPAWKFGIPFFVLLVAAYQVLRLTGRSRHAHEADLEDSTLTAREESP; encoded by the coding sequence ATGGCGCAAACGCACCGGCTGCGGCGAAGGCTGCGGAGCAGGCAGCTGACCATGATCGGCATCGGCGGGGCCATCGGCACCGGCCTGTTCCTCGGTTCGAGCCTGGCGATCTCGCACGCCGGACCGGCCGTCGTGCTCGCCTATGTCCTTTGTGGACTCGTGGCGCTGGTGATCTCGTGGGCGCTCGCCGAGATGGTCGTGGTGCACCCGGCCGCGGGCGCGTTCGGCAGTATCGCCCAGAAGTATCTCGGCGTCGGCAGCGGTTTCGTGGTGCGCTGGGCGTACTGGGCGATGCAGGTGATCGCGGTCGGCGGTGAGACGATCGCGGCGGGCGTGTACGTCCAGTACTGGTGGCCGCGGATTCCGCTCTGGCTCCCGGTCGCGGTGTTCTCGCTGCTGGTGATCGCGGTCAACGCCGCGGCGGTGCACGTCTTCGGCGAGTTCGAGTACTGGTTCTCGATGATCAAGGTCTGCGCGATCCTGGTGTTCGTCGTACTCGGGCTGGTGCTGGTGTTCTTCGGACTGCCGCACGCCCCCGCGACGGGCACGGCGAACCTGACCACCGGCGGCGGTTTCCTGCCCAACGGCGTGTCCGGCCTGCTGCTGGCGATGGTCTTCGTGCTGTTCAGCTACATCGGCACGGAGGTCGTCTCGGTCACCGCGGCCGAATCGGAGAACCCCGCCCGCGACGTCCCGCGCGCGGCGAGGGCGATGGTGCTGCGGCTGGGCCTGTTCTACGTCGCGGCGATGCTCGTGGTCGTCCTCGTCGTGCCGTGGACGGTGACCAGCGCGGGCGGCTCGATCACCGCGAGCCCGTTCGTGCGCGTGTTCACCTCGGCCGGGGTGCCCGCCGCGGCGACCGTGATGAACTTCGTCGTCCTCACGGCCGCGCTCTCGAGCGCGAACACGAACCTCTACCTCACCACGCGGATGCTGCACTCCCTCGCCGAGCACCGGTTCGCCCCGGCCTGGGCGGGCAGGCTGACCCGTGCCGGGGTACCGCGCAACGCGCTCGTGCTGTCCACCGCCGGGCTCGTCATCGCGACGGTGCTGTCGAAGAACTCCGAGTCCGGCGCCTACCTCGTGCTGTTCGGGATCTCGATCTTCGCCGCGATGGTGGTGTGGATGATCATCCTGGTCACGCACCTGGCGTTCCGGATCCGGCGGCGCCGCGCGGGCCTGCCCCCGTCGCCGGTCCGGCTGCGGGGCGCGCCGGTGGTCAACGTCGTCGTCATCGCGTTCCTCGCCACGGTGCTGGTCTCCACGTTCTGGATCGACGGGCTCGACCCCGCGTGGAAGTTCGGCATCCCGTTCTTCGTCCTGCTGGTGGCGGCCTACCAGGTGCTGCGCCTGACCGGGCGGAGCAGGCACGCGCACGAAGCGGATCTCGAAGACTCCACGCTCACCGCTCGCGAAGAATCCCCCTGA
- a CDS encoding inositol-3-phosphate synthase: MSQRAMRTGLWLVGAKGSVATTAVVGLLALRAGIAEPTGCVSELPEFAQVPLPAWDDIVVGGHDIAHTSLEKRAEQLADAGLFGHAVRSAVRDGLAAIDAEIRDGYHPAAHTGSQASASERLSGDIRSFASRHDLDRVVVVNLASTEAPVPALPEHADLALLEAALQDTARAVLPPSSLMAYAALRAGSPYVEFTPSPGITLPALRGLAAELGLPYAGSDGKTGETLLRTVLAPMFTSRALRVRSWSGTNLLGGGDGETLGDPAKVHSKLESKARGLAALLGGEVTAPLHIDNVPDLGETKTAWDNVSFEGFLGARMCLQFTWTGYDSALAAPLVLDLARFTAAAHAAGRTGALGELGFFFKDPLGGDEHRFAEQTRILRDWAGAL; the protein is encoded by the coding sequence ATGTCCCAGCGAGCTATGCGCACCGGTCTGTGGCTGGTGGGCGCCAAAGGATCGGTAGCGACCACGGCCGTGGTCGGGCTGCTGGCGTTGCGCGCCGGAATCGCCGAACCGACCGGCTGCGTCAGTGAACTGCCCGAGTTCGCCCAGGTTCCCTTGCCCGCGTGGGACGACATCGTGGTCGGTGGCCACGACATCGCGCACACCTCGCTGGAGAAGCGAGCGGAGCAGCTGGCCGACGCCGGGTTGTTCGGCCACGCGGTACGGTCGGCCGTCCGCGACGGCTTGGCCGCCATCGATGCCGAGATCCGCGACGGCTACCACCCCGCCGCCCACACCGGCTCGCAGGCCTCCGCGAGCGAACGGCTGTCCGGGGACATCCGGTCGTTCGCGTCCCGGCACGACCTGGACCGTGTGGTCGTGGTCAACCTCGCCTCCACCGAGGCACCGGTCCCCGCGCTGCCCGAGCACGCCGACCTCGCGCTGCTCGAAGCCGCGCTTCAGGACACGGCGCGCGCCGTGCTCCCGCCCAGCTCGCTGATGGCGTACGCGGCGCTGCGCGCGGGTAGCCCCTACGTCGAGTTCACCCCTTCACCGGGGATCACCCTGCCCGCACTGCGCGGCCTTGCCGCGGAACTGGGGCTGCCGTACGCGGGCAGCGACGGCAAGACCGGCGAAACGCTGCTGCGGACCGTGCTCGCCCCGATGTTCACCTCGCGCGCGCTGCGGGTCCGGTCGTGGTCGGGCACCAACCTGCTCGGCGGTGGTGACGGCGAAACCCTCGGCGACCCGGCGAAGGTGCACAGCAAGCTCGAATCGAAGGCCCGCGGCCTCGCCGCGCTGCTCGGCGGCGAGGTCACCGCGCCACTGCACATCGACAACGTGCCCGATCTCGGCGAAACGAAAACCGCGTGGGACAACGTGTCGTTCGAAGGCTTCCTCGGCGCGCGCATGTGCCTGCAGTTCACCTGGACCGGGTACGACTCGGCGCTGGCCGCACCGCTGGTGCTCGACCTCGCCCGGTTCACCGCCGCCGCGCACGCGGCAGGAAGGACCGGCGCGCTGGGCGAACTGGGCTTCTTCTTCAAGGACCCGCTCGGCGGCGACGAGCACCGGTTCGCCGAGCAGACCCGGATCCTGCGGGACTGGGCGGGCGCGTTGTGA
- a CDS encoding SCO3242 family prenyltransferase, which yields MRTLAELVRAPAALTVLGDTVAGAAAAKNPLRGRNWVLPLASTAFYWAGMALNDWADRELDAVERPERPIPSGRISAEGALAVGGTLIVAGLGLAALGGGKRALKTAVPLAGAVCAYDTLLKPTPAGPIGMAACRALDTMLGAGGDIRAGRAAAAALAVHTLGVTALSTGEVRGSAPATARAALVTSRAATALAVGGSARSGWHRLASLAAGAGYAGLVGRAQAAAITDPSGPVVREATKTGIHGMVPLQAAITARGSVLEAALVAAALPLARKLSRKVSPT from the coding sequence ATCCGCACGCTCGCCGAGCTGGTCCGCGCCCCCGCCGCCCTCACTGTGCTCGGGGACACGGTGGCGGGCGCGGCCGCGGCGAAGAACCCGCTGCGGGGCCGGAACTGGGTACTGCCCTTGGCGTCGACCGCGTTCTACTGGGCGGGGATGGCGCTCAACGACTGGGCGGATCGCGAACTGGACGCCGTCGAACGGCCCGAGCGGCCCATTCCGTCCGGGCGCATTTCCGCCGAGGGGGCACTGGCCGTCGGCGGGACACTGATCGTGGCCGGTCTGGGTCTCGCCGCGCTCGGCGGTGGCAAGCGGGCGCTGAAGACGGCGGTGCCGCTGGCCGGCGCGGTCTGCGCCTACGACACGCTGCTGAAGCCGACCCCGGCCGGTCCGATCGGCATGGCCGCGTGCCGCGCGCTCGACACGATGCTCGGCGCGGGCGGCGATATCCGTGCGGGCCGCGCGGCGGCCGCCGCGCTCGCCGTGCACACGCTCGGCGTCACCGCCCTGTCCACCGGCGAGGTACGCGGTTCCGCACCCGCCACCGCGCGGGCGGCACTGGTCACCAGCCGCGCGGCCACCGCACTCGCGGTCGGCGGTTCCGCGCGCTCCGGCTGGCACCGGCTCGCCTCCCTCGCCGCGGGCGCCGGGTACGCCGGACTGGTCGGCCGCGCGCAGGCCGCGGCGATCACCGATCCGTCGGGACCGGTGGTGCGCGAGGCCACCAAGACCGGCATCCACGGGATGGTGCCGTTGCAGGCCGCCATCACCGCGCGCGGTTCCGTCCTCGAGGCCGCGCTGGTCGCCGCGGCGCTGCCCCTCGCGCGCAAGCTGTCGCGAAAGGTAAGTCCCACATGA
- a CDS encoding EboA domain-containing protein, which yields MTFSLGYGTNGFADHHLHDALAVLADLGYTGVALTLDHGRLNPYDDDLPARIDRLAARLSSLGLTTVVIESGARYLLDPWHKHHPTLLSDDPAPRIDFLERGMRIAAELGADCVSFWSGAKPAGLDDETAAARLREGVKNLLSAAEARGVRLGMEPEPGHFVQHLSQVLELREQLGEHELFGVTLDVGHCVAVEPADAAECVRRAGSLLFNVQLDDMLPGVHEHLEFGDGQLDLPATLAALDRIGYTGLAAVELPRHSHAAPEVAARAFRALSSAMPAKAEHPWVTGALAVIRDEPAAIGRLFPAAGRGVGRASVDAADPRGLIAGTADDRARVRMLTELAAVLDAEALAAKLAELYRYGDDAERRGVLRGLDALCDAEPAVADTGRLLIADALRTNDIRLVAAAMGEFAARHLDAHSWRHGVVKCLFAGVPLAAVAELDHHIDAELCRMVSDYAAERSAAGREVPADALAVLGRVKH from the coding sequence ATGACCTTCTCACTCGGCTACGGCACCAACGGCTTCGCCGACCACCACCTGCACGACGCGCTCGCCGTGCTCGCCGATCTCGGGTACACCGGCGTCGCGCTCACGCTCGACCACGGCCGTCTCAACCCCTACGACGACGACCTGCCCGCGCGGATCGACCGCCTCGCCGCCCGGCTCTCCTCGCTCGGACTGACCACGGTGGTCATCGAGTCCGGCGCGCGCTACCTGCTCGATCCGTGGCACAAGCACCACCCGACACTGCTTTCCGACGATCCCGCGCCCCGCATCGACTTCCTGGAACGGGGAATGCGGATCGCGGCCGAGCTCGGCGCCGACTGCGTTTCGTTCTGGTCCGGTGCCAAGCCGGCCGGCCTCGACGACGAGACCGCCGCGGCCCGCCTTCGCGAAGGTGTCAAGAACCTGCTTTCCGCCGCGGAGGCGCGGGGAGTCCGGTTGGGCATGGAACCGGAGCCGGGGCATTTCGTCCAGCACCTGAGCCAGGTGCTGGAACTGCGGGAGCAGCTCGGCGAGCACGAGCTGTTCGGCGTCACGCTCGACGTCGGCCACTGCGTCGCGGTCGAACCGGCCGACGCCGCCGAATGCGTGCGCCGGGCCGGATCGCTGCTGTTCAACGTCCAGCTCGACGACATGCTCCCCGGAGTCCACGAACACCTCGAGTTCGGCGACGGGCAGCTCGACCTCCCCGCGACGCTCGCCGCGCTGGACCGGATCGGGTACACCGGGCTGGCCGCGGTCGAACTGCCGCGGCACAGCCACGCCGCTCCCGAGGTCGCGGCGCGCGCGTTCCGCGCGTTGTCCTCGGCGATGCCCGCGAAGGCCGAGCACCCCTGGGTCACCGGGGCGCTGGCCGTGATCCGGGACGAACCCGCCGCGATCGGAAGGCTGTTCCCCGCGGCGGGCCGGGGCGTCGGCCGCGCCTCGGTCGACGCCGCCGATCCGCGCGGCCTGATCGCGGGCACGGCCGACGACCGCGCTCGCGTCCGGATGCTCACCGAACTGGCCGCGGTGCTCGACGCCGAGGCGCTCGCCGCCAAGCTGGCCGAGCTCTACCGGTACGGTGACGACGCCGAACGCCGCGGCGTGCTGCGCGGGCTCGACGCGCTGTGCGACGCCGAGCCCGCCGTCGCCGACACCGGGCGCCTGCTGATCGCCGATGCGTTGCGCACCAACGACATCCGCTTGGTCGCCGCCGCCATGGGGGAATTCGCCGCACGCCACCTCGATGCCCATTCGTGGCGCCACGGCGTGGTGAAGTGCCTGTTCGCCGGGGTGCCGCTGGCCGCGGTCGCGGAGCTGGACCACCACATCGACGCCGAGCTGTGCCGCATGGTCTCGGACTACGCGGCGGAGCGGAGCGCGGCGGGTCGCGAAGTTCCCGCCGACGCACTCGCCGTTCTGGGAAGGGTGAAGCACTGA
- a CDS encoding TatD family hydrolase produces MRIFDPHIHMTSRTTDDYEAMHAAGVRALVEPAFWLGQPRTGVASFTDYFDSLIGWERFRAAQFGIRHHCTIALNPKEANDPRCREVLDVLPRYLAKDGVVAVGEVGYDSMTRDEDEVFARQLELAKDHELPVLVHTPHRDKLEGTKRTLDLVRESGIPVERVLVDHLNEVTVDIVADSGAWLGFSVYPDTKMDEHRMVTILREHGLARKIVNSAADWGRSDPLKTLKTGQAMLASGYDESDVDTVLWQNPVDFFAQSGRLTLDPLPGFEGAAGEFEGNSVLRGGRE; encoded by the coding sequence ATGCGGATATTCGACCCGCACATCCACATGACCTCGCGCACCACCGACGACTACGAGGCGATGCACGCGGCCGGCGTGCGCGCGCTCGTCGAGCCCGCGTTCTGGCTCGGGCAGCCGCGCACCGGTGTCGCTTCGTTCACCGACTACTTCGACTCGCTGATCGGCTGGGAGCGCTTCCGCGCGGCCCAGTTCGGCATCCGCCACCACTGCACGATCGCGCTGAACCCCAAGGAGGCCAACGATCCGCGCTGCCGCGAGGTGCTCGACGTGCTGCCCCGCTACCTGGCTAAGGACGGTGTGGTCGCGGTCGGCGAGGTCGGCTACGACTCGATGACCCGGGACGAGGACGAGGTGTTCGCCCGCCAGCTGGAGCTGGCCAAGGACCACGAGCTGCCGGTACTGGTGCACACCCCGCACCGGGACAAGCTCGAGGGCACCAAGCGGACGCTGGACCTGGTGCGCGAGTCCGGCATCCCGGTCGAGCGCGTGCTGGTCGACCACCTCAACGAGGTCACCGTGGACATCGTGGCCGATTCCGGGGCGTGGCTGGGCTTTTCCGTCTACCCCGACACCAAGATGGACGAGCACCGGATGGTGACGATCCTGCGGGAGCACGGCCTGGCGCGCAAGATCGTCAACTCCGCCGCCGACTGGGGTCGCTCGGATCCGTTGAAAACACTGAAGACCGGGCAGGCGATGCTCGCCAGCGGGTACGACGAGTCCGATGTGGACACCGTGCTCTGGCAGAACCCGGTGGACTTCTTCGCGCAGAGCGGCAGGCTGACGCTCGACCCGCTGCCCGGGTTCGAGGGCGCCGCGGGCGAGTTCGAGGGCAATTCCGTGCTCCGGGGCGGGCGCGAATGA